A single window of Nicotiana sylvestris chromosome 5, ASM39365v2, whole genome shotgun sequence DNA harbors:
- the LOC104214895 gene encoding 14-3-3-like protein D — translation MAVPENLTREQCLYLAKLAEQAERYEEMVKFMDRLVAVSGSSELTVEERNLLSVAYKNVIGSLRAAWRIVSSIEQKEEGRKNDEHVVLVKDYRSKVESELSDVCAGILKILDQYLIPSASAGESKVFYLKMKGDYYRYLAEFKVGNERKEAAEDTMLAYKAAQDIALAELAPTHPIRLGLALNYSVFYYEILNASEKACSMAKQAFEEAIAELDTLGEESYKDSTLIMQLLRDNLTLWTSDMQEQMDEA, via the exons ATGGCCGTACCGGAAAATTTAACCAGAGAGCAGTGCCTATACTTAGCAAAGCTCGCCGAGCAAGCCGAGCGTTACGAGGAGATGGTAAAATTCATGGACCGCCTCGTAGCCGTCTCGGGTTCCTCTGAACTAACTGTAGAGGAGCGAAATCTCCTCTCGGTAGCGTATAAGAACGTAATCGGTTCACTTCGAGCCGCGTGGAGGATAGTATCGTCAATTGAGCAAAAGGAAGAAGGGAGGAAGAACGACGAACACGTGGTTTTAGTGAAGGATTATAGATCTAAGGTTGAATCTGAGCTTAGTGATGTTTGTGCTGGAATTTTGAAGATTTTGGATCAGTATTTGATTCCTTCAGCTTCTGCTGGTGAGTCGAAGGTGTTTTACTTGAAGATGAAGGGAGATTATTATCGTTATTTGGCTGAATTTAAAGTTGGTAATGAACGTAAGGAAGCTGCTGAGGATACTATGCTTGCCTACAAAGCTGCTCAG GACATCGCCCTTGCTGAGCTTGCCCCAACACATCCTATACGACTTGGGCTAGCTCTCAACTATTCAGTATTCTACTATGAGATTCTGAATGCATCAGAAAAAGCATGCAGCATGGCTAAACAG GCCTTTGAGGAAGCTATTGCCGAACTGGACACTTTGGGGGAGGAATCCTATAAAGATAGCACCCTTATCATGCAGTTATTGAGGGACAATCTCACTCTCTGGACTTCCGATATGCAG GAGCAGATGGACGAGGCTTGA